In one Gemmatimonadota bacterium genomic region, the following are encoded:
- a CDS encoding aminopeptidase has translation MSERRRLVRTRWGTVGLTLLAILAGIALLVVVTPMGRYLARGAWAEAGILARRRSIDAMVRDSATVPAVRAKLQLVLEARRFAVDSLGLPAKNAFTQYTALEHDTLVLVLSGAHPDALRAVTWWFPVVGRVPYKGFFDFALARRAEKELAAQGFDTYLRPSPAFSTLGFFNDPLLSTTLGSDSLEIVNTVIHELTHNRFYAAGEAVFNESFANFSGARGAERFFRARGDTARARRVAARWADDVLLGDVWARTYDTLDSAFRAHPGDAARAERLRARDTVYAAARRWLVDSVAPQLRTIDARYASRVRLDNAALMARFIYATGLGEFEQVLAREGGDVRRALDRVITVAGAADVAAARSDTGAVSGSRAAVRAWLARTP, from the coding sequence GTGAGCGAGCGCCGTCGCTTGGTACGCACGCGGTGGGGCACCGTGGGACTGACGCTGTTGGCGATTCTGGCTGGCATCGCGTTGCTGGTGGTGGTGACGCCGATGGGTCGTTACCTCGCGCGGGGCGCGTGGGCTGAGGCGGGGATTCTCGCACGCCGCCGGTCGATCGACGCGATGGTGCGCGACAGCGCCACGGTTCCGGCGGTGCGAGCCAAGTTGCAGCTCGTGCTCGAGGCCCGGCGTTTTGCTGTGGACTCGCTGGGGCTTCCCGCAAAGAACGCCTTTACCCAGTACACAGCGTTGGAGCACGACACGCTCGTACTCGTGCTGTCGGGTGCACATCCCGATGCGCTGCGTGCGGTGACGTGGTGGTTCCCCGTAGTGGGACGCGTGCCGTACAAGGGATTTTTTGATTTTGCGCTGGCGCGGCGTGCGGAAAAAGAACTCGCGGCGCAGGGCTTTGATACGTATTTGCGGCCGTCGCCAGCATTTAGCACGCTCGGGTTTTTCAACGACCCTCTGCTCTCGACAACCTTGGGCTCCGATTCGCTAGAGATCGTGAATACCGTGATTCACGAGCTGACGCACAATCGCTTTTATGCGGCGGGGGAAGCGGTGTTCAATGAGAGCTTCGCGAATTTCTCAGGTGCGCGCGGCGCAGAGCGATTCTTCCGTGCGCGTGGCGATACGGCGCGCGCGCGGCGGGTGGCTGCGCGGTGGGCAGATGATGTGCTGCTCGGCGATGTATGGGCGCGGACCTACGACACGCTCGACTCTGCGTTTCGCGCGCATCCGGGTGACGCCGCGCGTGCCGAGCGACTGCGTGCCCGCGACACCGTGTATGCAGCAGCGCGTCGGTGGCTCGTCGATTCGGTGGCGCCGCAGTTGCGCACCATTGATGCGCGGTATGCGTCTCGCGTACGACTCGACAACGCCGCGCTGATGGCGCGTTTCATTTACGCGACGGGGCTCGGTGAGTTCGAGCAGGTGCTCGCGCGCGAGGGCGGGGACGTGCGCCGAGCGTTGGATCGCGTGATCACGGTGGCCGGTGCGGCGGATGTGGCGGCGGCGCGGAGTGACACCGGTGCTGTGAGCGGTTCGCGCGCGGCGGTCCGTGCGTGGCTCGCGCGTACGCCCTAA